AAGTGGCGGCATGATGGAGCCACCGGCGCCAGCCGATGGAAACTGGTGTGGGAGTTTTAGCCACGAAGTGGCGGCAGGCTGTAGCCATCGGCGTGAGCCGATGGAAATTGGGCCGCGATGGAATCATCCAGTCCTGAAGGGACGGCAGGTCGCATGCCGTTTCCAAACACCTGTCACCCCTTCAGGGCTTTTGTTTCTGGTGTGTTGTTTTCCGATCCACGGGTTCGCACCCGTGGCGACAACCTGTCGTCCCGTTGGGACTGGTGCGGGTGTTTCAGCCACGAAGTGGCGGCAGGATGTAGCCACCGGCGCTAGCCGATGGAAACTGGTGTGGGAGTCTTAGCCACGAAGTGGCGACAGGCTGTAGCCATCGGCGTCAGCCGATGGAAATCGGACCGCGACAGAATCATCCAGTCCTGAAGGGACGACAGGTCGCATGCCGTTTCCAAACACCTGTCACCCCTTCAGGGCTTTCGTTTCTGGTGTGTTGTTTTCCGGTCCACGGGTTCACACCCGTGGCGACAACCTGTCGTCCCGTTGGGACTGGTGCGGGTGTTTCAGCCACGAAGTGGCGACAGGCTGTAGCCATCGGCGTCAGCCGATGGAAATCGGTGTGGGAGTCTTAGCCACGAAGTGGTGACAGGATGTAGCCATCGGCGTGAGCCGATGGAAATTGGGCCGCGACGGAATCATCCAGTCCTGAAGGGACGGCAGGTCGCATGCCGTTTCCAACACCTGTCGCCCCTTCAGGGCTTTTGTTTTCTGGTGCGTTGTTTCACTGTCCACGGGTTCGCACCCGTGGCGACAACCTGTCGTCCCGTTGGGACTGGTGCGGGCGTTTCAGCCACGAAGTGGCGATAGGTTGTAGCCATCGGCGTCAGCCGATGGAAACCGGGGCACGACTGGTTGGGCACTGGTTCGGTCAATCACTCCGCGTTCCACCACCAGCGATCGCTGGGGCGTGCGTCGACGAGTTCACCGTAGTTGGCCAAACTTGGTCGGGGCAGCATTTGAGTCGGCAGCAAGTCGGAAGGTTCGACGCTGACGCCGCCGCTGGCCAAAATCAGTTGATGCATTTTGTTGCGGTGCCGATATCGATGCAGGACTGCGATCGAGTCCACTTGCGTTGGCGTTGCCAGTTGGGAGGATCGTCGGGAGGCGAAATGCAGCAGCGCTCGTTGCAAGGTCGCGTGGTCGTTTTGAGGCGACACCGTTGTCGAATTTCGCTGGCTGCTTTGTGCCCAGAGTTGTCCCAAGGCGGTGGCTTGGTAGACCGACTCGAGAGCGCCGTAGAGCGGGTAACGAGTTCGGATCGTTGGCCACTGTTGGTTGAAGTGATCCACAAAGGCTTCCGTGGATGGATCCAAGACCACGTTGCCGCGTCGGCCGGTCAGCAACGCCAATTCATTCTCGCCACTGAGTTGCAATGGCGTGCCCGACAACTGCCAGAGGTGGGCGGAATCAGCCCGCTCATGTTGGACTTCCAAGGCTTGCCCGGTGAACCACAATCGAAGCAACAGGTCGGCCGGCGGTGAGTTGCCCGCGGTGGCTTGAATCGTTTGCAAGTAGTTGCGGACTCCGTCGGGCATGTCTTCCTCGCCGAGTGCCAAACGTTTCATGTGGCGGTCGGCTTCGATCAGCAGCCAAGCGATTTCATGATCCGCGGAGGTTCCGAAGACGTGGATGTCTTGCCGTCCCAGGGCTTCGGCCAACGACTCCGCGGCCAGTCCCATGGGGACGTCGCCGG
Above is a window of Rhodopirellula islandica DNA encoding:
- a CDS encoding DUF1598 domain-containing protein; this translates as MSAWKKLLASVLLLAWIAFIGSPSSLAQDNSGPLVPGGFGPDVALPSGANPDPGAAGGQSLADFSQLMQLIQTTIEPESWEALGGVGTMAPYPAGIVVAPDGLLREVENNAKPDPQSAQWKKHATALMLDAANFRDDVSTLVPEHWTSPAKIRCVSVRRWMQALAAENLNSSSAPERNSNNDALGHAGGLSKISLVLLTDDDIVLAGTVGGFEQVNGWQVDRRSGLPPMNLTSLAVGLSAALHQQPFGCTIDPTPAGLKKATALGRSIVSGDVPMGLAAESLAEALGRQDIHVFGTSADHEIAWLLIEADRHMKRLALGEEDMPDGVRNYLQTIQATAGNSPPADLLLRLWFTGQALEVQHERADSAHLWQLSGTPLQLSGENELALLTGRRGNVVLDPSTEAFVDHFNQQWPTIRTRYPLYGALESVYQATALGQLWAQSSQRNSTTVSPQNDHATLQRALLHFASRRSSQLATPTQVDSIAVLHRYRHRNKMHQLILASGGVSVEPSDLLPTQMLPRPSLANYGELVDARPSDRWWWNAE